Proteins co-encoded in one Arthrobacter alpinus genomic window:
- a CDS encoding MerR family transcriptional regulator has translation MGGLSAAAVPSTSLSAGSQGLLFTEDLPVLDLHAGYRGPTACKAAGITYRQLDYWARTGLVEPAVRGAAGSGSQRLYGFRDILVLKVVKRLLDTGVSLQQIRTAVEHLRERGVEDLAQITLMSDGASVYECTSADEVIDLVQGGQGVFGIAVGRVWREVEGSLAALPSEHAAVQSYPDDELVKRREARKIS, from the coding sequence ATCGGCGGGTTGAGTGCAGCCGCTGTCCCCAGCACTTCCTTAAGCGCGGGCTCACAGGGTTTGCTCTTCACGGAAGATCTGCCTGTTCTGGATCTCCATGCCGGTTACCGTGGTCCAACAGCGTGCAAAGCCGCCGGGATCACCTACCGCCAGCTCGACTATTGGGCCCGCACGGGACTGGTGGAGCCTGCTGTTCGCGGAGCCGCGGGTTCAGGGTCTCAGCGACTTTACGGATTCCGCGACATTCTGGTCCTGAAGGTCGTCAAGCGGCTCCTGGATACGGGAGTTTCCCTGCAACAGATCCGTACTGCTGTGGAGCACCTGCGTGAACGCGGTGTTGAAGACCTGGCGCAGATCACCTTGATGAGCGATGGCGCCTCCGTATACGAATGCACCTCCGCCGATGAGGTCATTGACCTGGTTCAGGGTGGACAGGGCGTGTTCGGCATTGCCGTAGGCCGTGTGTGGCGCGAAGTGGAAGGCAGCCTAGCGGCACTTCCCAGCGAACATGCCGCCGTGCAGTCATACCCCGACGATGAACTCGTCAAGCGTCGAGAAGCTCGCAAAATCTCCTGA
- a CDS encoding bifunctional nuclease family protein translates to MIEVEIVGVRIEMPSNQPLVLLRERLGPRHIPIWIGAAEATAIALAEQGVVPPRPLTHDLLCGVVQALEHSIVRVNLTKVEEGVFFGELVMDNGTIVSSRASDAIAIAQRAKCSIWAAEALVDEAGVELGGDGPDHDAQAGQDATDDDAKEREVRQFREFLNDVEPEDFEK, encoded by the coding sequence ATGATTGAAGTGGAGATTGTGGGTGTCCGAATCGAGATGCCCTCCAACCAGCCGTTGGTGCTGTTGCGTGAGCGCCTTGGCCCGCGGCATATTCCCATTTGGATCGGCGCCGCAGAAGCCACCGCGATTGCCTTGGCTGAGCAGGGCGTTGTCCCGCCACGGCCACTGACTCACGATCTTTTATGCGGGGTAGTGCAAGCGCTGGAGCACAGTATTGTGCGTGTGAACCTGACCAAGGTTGAAGAGGGCGTCTTCTTCGGCGAGCTGGTCATGGACAACGGAACTATTGTCAGTTCCAGGGCCTCGGACGCCATTGCGATCGCCCAGCGCGCCAAGTGTTCCATTTGGGCTGCTGAGGCCCTAGTGGATGAGGCCGGCGTTGAGCTTGGTGGTGACGGGCCTGATCATGATGCTCAAGCAGGCCAAGACGCCACTGACGACGACGCCAAGGAACGTGAGGTTCGTCAATTTCGGGAATTCCTCAATGACGTCGAACCCGAGGATTTTGAGAAGTAA
- a CDS encoding MerR family transcriptional regulator translates to MNSGAGRRLVDVQSAGRRTGAAAVLNIGEVLALLCADFPSVTASKIRFYEEKGLITPQRTPAGYRQFRESDVERLRFVLGLQRDHYLPLKVIREYLEAIDQGLTPQNLPPGVSVAPRMVSEELARELKSKSRRLTVEQLRSESGVSAELLETMMSYGLVDYRDGTFDDHAVRIAQACTALAAHGLEPRHLRPFQAAAEREFGLVERVVAPLSSRKDSTSAVRAAEAAREVAELCLSLHSSLVQAKIAQMETP, encoded by the coding sequence ATGAATTCCGGTGCGGGACGCCGGCTGGTAGACGTACAGTCTGCCGGCCGGCGTACCGGTGCCGCCGCAGTCTTGAACATTGGTGAAGTGCTGGCTTTGCTGTGCGCTGATTTCCCATCGGTGACGGCGTCCAAGATTCGCTTTTATGAAGAAAAAGGGCTCATCACCCCGCAGCGCACACCTGCTGGTTACCGCCAGTTCAGGGAGTCCGACGTCGAACGTCTTAGGTTTGTCCTGGGGCTCCAGCGCGACCACTACTTGCCGCTGAAGGTTATCCGCGAGTATTTGGAGGCCATCGACCAGGGTCTGACCCCGCAAAATCTTCCGCCCGGGGTATCTGTGGCTCCGCGGATGGTCTCTGAGGAACTGGCCCGCGAGCTCAAAAGCAAGTCTCGCCGGTTGACCGTGGAGCAATTGCGCAGCGAATCTGGCGTCAGCGCCGAGCTGCTCGAAACGATGATGAGCTACGGGCTCGTTGACTACCGCGACGGCACCTTTGATGACCATGCTGTACGTATTGCCCAGGCCTGCACAGCCCTGGCCGCTCACGGGCTGGAGCCGCGGCACCTGCGTCCCTTCCAAGCAGCCGCGGAACGTGAGTTTGGTTTGGTGGAACGCGTGGTGGCACCGCTGTCCTCACGTAAGGACAGCACTTCAGCCGTTCGGGCAGCCGAAGCAGCACGAGAAGTTGCCGAACTCTGCCTGAGCCTGCATAGCTCTTTGGTGCAAGCCAAGATAGCTCAGATGGAAACTCCATGA
- a CDS encoding FHA domain-containing protein, protein MVDRGNDAGVNDQANLHDQPGAPETTSIQLPPVQAGPSTVPVLAADEQGAVNSLPAGSALLIAHVGPNAGARFLLDSQVTTAGRHPDADIFLDDVTVSRRHVNFIKFDGGFEVVDSGSLNGTYVNGDRVDAVRLRTGNEVQIGKFRLTYYFSGNPGSGNSVTDS, encoded by the coding sequence ATGGTTGACAGAGGTAACGACGCCGGGGTGAATGATCAGGCGAACCTCCATGATCAGCCCGGTGCACCAGAAACCACATCGATTCAGCTTCCTCCCGTTCAGGCTGGCCCGTCAACGGTGCCGGTACTGGCGGCCGATGAGCAAGGCGCTGTGAACTCGCTGCCCGCGGGTTCGGCGTTGCTCATTGCGCACGTAGGTCCGAACGCCGGCGCCCGGTTCTTGCTTGACAGCCAAGTCACCACGGCCGGTCGCCATCCCGATGCTGACATCTTCCTGGATGACGTCACGGTTTCCCGCCGTCACGTGAACTTCATTAAGTTCGACGGCGGTTTTGAAGTTGTCGATTCCGGCAGCCTCAACGGTACGTACGTCAACGGGGACAGGGTGGATGCTGTTCGTCTGCGCACCGGCAACGAGGTGCAGATTGGCAAGTTCCGCCTGACCTACTACTTCAGTGGTAACCCGGGCTCCGGCAACAGCGTTACGGATTCTTAG
- the gcvH gene encoding glycine cleavage system protein GcvH, giving the protein MSNIPADLSYTAEHEWVSAPTADGVVRVGITDFAQDALGDVVYVQMPEAGTDVTADTVVGEVESTKSVSDIYAPLTGAVSARNEDLDSDPVLINSDPYGAGWLFEITLSDVSAYGTLLSAGDYQEKVG; this is encoded by the coding sequence ATGAGTAACATTCCCGCAGACTTGTCCTACACGGCAGAGCACGAATGGGTTTCAGCCCCCACAGCTGATGGTGTGGTGCGCGTTGGCATCACCGATTTCGCGCAGGATGCCTTGGGCGACGTTGTGTACGTGCAGATGCCCGAAGCTGGCACAGACGTCACCGCTGATACCGTGGTTGGCGAGGTTGAATCAACCAAGAGCGTCAGCGACATCTACGCACCCCTGACCGGGGCAGTTTCGGCACGCAACGAGGACCTTGACTCGGATCCGGTCCTCATTAACTCCGATCCGTACGGTGCCGGCTGGCTGTTTGAAATCACCCTGAGCGATGTTTCGGCTTACGGGACCCTGCTCAGTGCCGGTGACTACCAAGAAAAGGTAGGCTAG
- a CDS encoding fluoride efflux transporter FluC: MSHPRSLALVAVGGALGVASREALGLAMAGVSPMADGASLPWAVILANIAGALLLGLLYGALAHRRLIHHTTRLGQTLRLLLGIGFCGGFTTYSTFAVGLVLLAGTTDPLHAALWALGIITAGALASWVGMVLGGAGRTHGSQLRPTGDRT, translated from the coding sequence ATGTCTCACCCCCGCAGCCTGGCCCTCGTGGCTGTTGGCGGCGCCTTAGGTGTTGCCAGCCGCGAGGCTCTCGGGCTGGCCATGGCGGGCGTATCCCCCATGGCCGACGGCGCATCCCTGCCGTGGGCAGTCATCCTCGCCAACATTGCCGGTGCGTTGCTGCTAGGCCTGTTGTATGGGGCACTGGCTCACCGCCGCCTCATCCATCACACCACCCGACTCGGCCAAACCTTGAGGCTTCTGCTCGGCATTGGCTTTTGTGGGGGCTTCACCACGTACAGCACTTTTGCCGTAGGGCTAGTTTTGTTGGCCGGCACCACAGATCCGCTCCACGCCGCGCTGTGGGCTCTAGGCATCATCACCGCCGGTGCTCTGGCGTCTTGGGTGGGCATGGTCCTCGGAGGCGCTGGCCGCACCCACGGATCCCAATTGCGCCCCACAGGAGACCGGACATGA
- the crcB gene encoding fluoride efflux transporter CrcB, with amino-acid sequence MSALLFWAVAVCGGLGAATRFAIDSTVINRVRLAFPWVTFFINVTGSFALGLLTAWLTGALGAPEWVLLLAAGFLGGYTTFSTTSYDTIRLLNERRYSASLLNLFGTLLAGVAAAALGLWCGSLF; translated from the coding sequence ATGAGCGCGCTCCTCTTCTGGGCAGTAGCCGTCTGTGGCGGGCTGGGGGCAGCCACCCGGTTCGCAATCGACAGCACCGTTATCAACCGGGTGCGGCTGGCATTTCCGTGGGTAACTTTTTTCATCAACGTCACGGGATCCTTTGCCTTGGGCCTACTGACGGCCTGGCTAACCGGTGCTTTGGGCGCTCCTGAGTGGGTGCTACTGCTTGCCGCAGGTTTCTTGGGCGGCTACACCACGTTCAGCACCACAAGCTACGACACCATCCGGCTACTTAACGAGCGGCGTTACAGCGCATCCCTGCTGAACCTTTTTGGCACGCTACTGGCAGGAGTAGCGGCCGCCGCATTAGGGCTCTGGTGCGGGTCCTTGTTTTGA
- a CDS encoding helix-turn-helix transcriptional regulator gives MGTAREDPGLPSAFDALWRSGQIDRTDLVPLSYESIRLILREALPGPASNDMAYKLWECTAGNPLHLRELLYSIVEAGDVAYAEHAWVWTAPLRTDRRLTDLLVSDIGALSGPERDVVDLVAMAESVSLSLLAPSATDDVLRDLVERGLIVIAEYQGDQKARIGHPLYAETLRSLLYPRRRRELFEVLPEPVPGRHSARELCRWVDWALECGIMPSVPTLLAAGAAYEAFSQPSLAAPLAALALQHQQLQVPERIVALLLSARANRDAGWSESAEADLASLLALETDGQVLAESVKVAVARIKADLRLLHYADFDGGLEALATVAKQLEPGGVGATELAVEQLSRLGFGGRHAEVLTAYGPQLAAADIPANLILVAPYIYALAQSGRAEEALELAEISVKLVGPEHAEFPLLRASLMAARFWAAVWAGRPDLAVTLPDYVEDGIQRHLSALYQTGAGYICLFFGAWEQAVAELRGGLSRMGLSAPTGLEAMAWAGLAQGHAMRGERQEAIHACQQFVLLAPAMDRSVEVDSRYRILVTKLAVGDGELPQLTEDYTAWARSNGLSHGVLVGLHLQIVLAQPGQRAPLISALADAASAVQGQLPPAMMAHAQALSDGDPGAVNAAVAALSQLGIWLPVSAKGLDLTRRQQEIAALVAAGLSNKSIGQKLGISVRTVDTHLSHIFARAGVNTRAELTGVLTATV, from the coding sequence GTGGGGACAGCACGCGAGGACCCCGGTCTGCCGTCAGCGTTTGATGCCCTGTGGCGGTCCGGCCAGATCGACAGGACGGACTTGGTGCCTCTGAGCTACGAGTCCATCCGCCTGATCCTGCGTGAGGCACTGCCGGGCCCGGCATCGAACGATATGGCCTACAAGCTCTGGGAATGCACTGCCGGCAACCCTCTGCACTTACGAGAATTGCTGTATTCCATTGTTGAAGCGGGTGATGTCGCGTACGCCGAACATGCTTGGGTGTGGACGGCGCCGCTGCGCACGGACCGCAGGCTCACCGATCTGCTGGTATCTGACATCGGCGCCTTGAGCGGCCCGGAACGTGATGTGGTGGATTTGGTGGCCATGGCTGAAAGCGTCTCCTTGAGCCTGTTGGCACCCTCGGCGACGGACGATGTTCTGCGTGACCTCGTGGAACGCGGTTTGATTGTCATCGCCGAATACCAAGGGGATCAGAAAGCAAGGATTGGCCACCCCCTCTACGCGGAAACTTTGCGTTCCCTGCTGTACCCGCGCCGCAGACGGGAACTCTTCGAAGTGCTTCCGGAGCCTGTTCCGGGACGGCATTCGGCGCGGGAACTGTGCCGATGGGTCGATTGGGCACTGGAATGCGGAATCATGCCCAGCGTGCCGACCCTGCTGGCTGCCGGTGCGGCCTATGAGGCATTTTCTCAGCCCTCGCTTGCGGCACCACTGGCCGCCTTGGCCTTGCAGCACCAGCAGCTCCAGGTACCCGAAAGAATCGTGGCCCTTTTGCTCAGTGCCAGGGCCAACCGCGACGCCGGATGGTCAGAGAGTGCCGAGGCGGACCTGGCGTCTCTGCTCGCCTTGGAGACGGATGGTCAGGTCCTTGCAGAATCCGTCAAAGTGGCCGTGGCTAGGATCAAGGCTGATTTGCGCCTGCTTCACTATGCCGACTTCGACGGAGGCCTTGAGGCCTTGGCGACCGTGGCCAAACAGCTTGAACCTGGCGGGGTTGGTGCAACGGAGCTCGCCGTAGAGCAGCTGAGCCGGCTGGGATTCGGTGGCCGTCATGCTGAAGTGTTGACTGCATACGGCCCACAGCTTGCGGCCGCAGACATCCCTGCCAACTTGATCCTCGTGGCACCGTACATTTATGCGTTGGCTCAATCAGGGCGGGCTGAGGAAGCGCTGGAACTGGCGGAAATCAGTGTCAAACTAGTGGGCCCAGAACACGCCGAATTCCCCTTGCTGCGGGCTTCCCTCATGGCGGCGCGGTTTTGGGCTGCCGTATGGGCTGGTCGGCCAGATCTGGCGGTGACCCTGCCGGACTATGTTGAAGACGGAATCCAGCGGCACCTTTCTGCGCTGTACCAAACCGGCGCTGGCTACATTTGTCTGTTCTTTGGGGCTTGGGAGCAGGCCGTCGCTGAACTACGTGGCGGGCTCTCACGCATGGGACTGTCGGCACCGACGGGCCTGGAAGCGATGGCGTGGGCGGGGCTGGCTCAAGGTCATGCCATGCGAGGTGAACGCCAGGAAGCCATTCATGCCTGCCAGCAGTTTGTGTTGCTGGCCCCGGCCATGGACCGCAGCGTAGAAGTTGACAGCCGGTACCGAATTCTCGTGACAAAACTGGCGGTGGGTGACGGGGAGCTGCCCCAGCTGACCGAGGACTACACGGCGTGGGCGCGGAGCAATGGATTGAGCCATGGCGTCCTGGTGGGGCTGCACCTGCAGATCGTGCTGGCCCAACCGGGCCAGCGTGCGCCGCTCATATCCGCTCTGGCTGATGCGGCCAGCGCCGTTCAGGGGCAGTTGCCGCCGGCCATGATGGCCCATGCCCAGGCACTCTCCGACGGCGATCCCGGTGCTGTCAATGCCGCGGTGGCTGCTCTGAGTCAGCTGGGAATCTGGCTTCCGGTCTCGGCAAAAGGCCTGGACTTGACGCGTCGGCAGCAGGAGATTGCTGCGCTAGTGGCCGCAGGTTTATCGAACAAATCAATTGGGCAGAAATTGGGCATCTCGGTACGCACGGTGGACACTCATTTGAGCCACATCTTTGCTCGAGCTGGCGTCAACACCAGAGCAGAACTTACAGGAGTGCTGACGGCAACGGTTTAG
- a CDS encoding AAA family ATPase encodes MVSQKSLKHALPPRVHWPIVGREDDVAVLVHRLSSGSGGVVVVGSAGMGKSTVVTAALAQLRGSNAVVDMPAPAEQSEDIPYVDQWLGITTPANTAVETVVEQIKFHLGPETVAMSPIFGIDDLHLVDNFSAGY; translated from the coding sequence ATGGTCTCGCAAAAATCCTTGAAGCACGCCTTGCCTCCTCGTGTTCATTGGCCCATCGTGGGCCGCGAGGACGACGTGGCGGTACTGGTCCACCGTTTGAGCTCCGGCAGCGGCGGGGTGGTAGTTGTGGGCTCCGCTGGCATGGGCAAATCAACAGTTGTGACAGCCGCCCTGGCGCAGCTGCGGGGCAGCAACGCGGTGGTTGATATGCCAGCACCGGCAGAGCAGTCGGAGGACATCCCGTATGTGGATCAATGGCTGGGTATCACCACTCCGGCTAACACCGCTGTCGAGACCGTGGTGGAGCAAATCAAATTCCATCTCGGTCCGGAAACGGTTGCCATGTCACCGATATTCGGCATTGATGACCTCCACTTGGTGGACAACTTCAGTGCGGGGTACTGA
- a CDS encoding acyl-CoA dehydrogenase, translated as MSQYQPPIADIAFALEHVVGYPDIAKMPGYEHADLDTAVELLEQCGEFVAEVIAPLNQPGDVQGSVLQPDGTVKTPDGFKDAYQQYVDAGWGSVPLPEEFGGGGFPRTIGLAIQEIMTSANMAFSLCPLLTQGAIDAVLHYGSDELKNRYLPKMVSGEWTGTMNLTEPQAGSDVGALSTRAVKNADGSYAITGQKIFITYGNHDMAEQIVHLVLARTPDAPAGTRGISCFIVPKRLVNDDGTLGDRNPVETVSLEHKMGIHASPTCVLSYENATGYLIGEENKGMRIMFVMMNAARLGVGSQGVSLAERAYQQSLEYAQQRQQGLAIGASGESSAIIDFPDVRRMLLTQRASIAALRYLMLLDASYVDKSLLDPDPGVRSRADEIVGLLTPICKSFGTDMGNELTSLALQIHGGMGFIEETGAAQHVRDVRIAAIYEGTNGIQAADLVGRKLGVRGGASVLEFHATMREIDADLALAGSEFTGIREELERQFTSLETATHWMLRTGQGDPNAVLAGSTPYLRMWGLCTSAWMLARAAVAAAKTGDARLANDQLVLARFYAQQILPQSAGLLGAATAGAEDLFALDAHSLAGAGRKVRS; from the coding sequence ATGAGCCAATACCAGCCGCCAATTGCAGACATCGCCTTCGCCCTTGAGCATGTTGTGGGGTACCCGGACATTGCCAAAATGCCCGGATACGAACACGCCGATCTCGACACCGCCGTCGAACTTCTTGAACAATGCGGTGAGTTCGTTGCCGAGGTGATTGCACCCCTCAACCAACCAGGTGACGTCCAAGGATCTGTCCTGCAACCGGATGGGACGGTCAAGACTCCTGACGGTTTCAAGGACGCTTATCAGCAGTACGTCGACGCCGGATGGGGTTCAGTGCCGCTGCCCGAGGAATTCGGTGGCGGCGGATTCCCGCGCACCATTGGGCTCGCCATCCAGGAAATCATGACCAGCGCCAATATGGCCTTCTCGCTGTGCCCGCTGCTCACCCAGGGCGCCATTGACGCCGTCCTGCACTACGGCAGCGACGAGCTCAAAAACCGTTACCTGCCGAAGATGGTCAGCGGTGAATGGACGGGCACCATGAACCTCACAGAGCCGCAGGCTGGCTCCGACGTGGGCGCCTTGAGCACCCGTGCGGTCAAGAATGCCGATGGCAGCTACGCCATCACCGGGCAAAAGATCTTCATCACCTACGGCAACCACGACATGGCCGAGCAAATTGTCCACCTGGTGCTGGCCCGCACCCCAGATGCTCCCGCAGGCACCCGAGGGATCTCCTGCTTTATTGTCCCCAAGCGTCTGGTGAACGACGACGGAACACTTGGCGACCGCAACCCTGTGGAAACCGTTTCACTCGAACACAAGATGGGCATCCATGCCTCCCCCACGTGCGTGCTCTCCTATGAAAACGCCACCGGGTACCTGATCGGTGAGGAGAACAAGGGCATGCGCATCATGTTCGTCATGATGAACGCTGCCCGCCTCGGCGTCGGATCGCAAGGCGTCTCGCTGGCCGAACGCGCCTACCAGCAGTCACTGGAGTACGCCCAGCAGCGCCAACAAGGCCTGGCCATCGGCGCCAGCGGCGAGAGCTCAGCCATCATCGACTTCCCAGACGTACGCCGCATGCTGTTGACCCAGCGCGCCAGCATTGCCGCCCTTCGCTACCTGATGCTGCTGGATGCAAGTTATGTGGATAAGAGCCTGCTGGATCCGGATCCCGGCGTCCGGTCACGGGCCGATGAGATTGTGGGACTCCTGACGCCCATCTGCAAATCCTTCGGCACCGACATGGGCAATGAACTCACCTCCCTTGCGCTGCAGATCCACGGCGGGATGGGCTTCATCGAGGAGACCGGCGCCGCCCAGCATGTGCGTGACGTACGGATCGCGGCCATCTACGAGGGCACCAACGGCATCCAGGCTGCGGACCTCGTGGGCCGCAAGCTCGGCGTCAGGGGCGGGGCCTCTGTTCTGGAATTCCACGCCACCATGCGTGAGATTGACGCCGATCTGGCGCTGGCTGGGTCAGAGTTCACGGGGATCCGTGAGGAGCTGGAACGCCAGTTCACGTCGCTGGAAACAGCAACGCACTGGATGCTCCGCACTGGTCAGGGTGACCCGAACGCCGTCCTGGCTGGCTCCACACCCTATCTGCGCATGTGGGGGCTGTGCACGAGCGCCTGGATGCTGGCCCGGGCGGCCGTGGCCGCTGCAAAGACCGGTGATGCGCGGCTGGCGAACGACCAGCTGGTGTTGGCCCGTTTCTATGCCCAGCAGATTCTGCCCCAGAGCGCCGGCCTGCTGGGTGCGGCCACGGCTGGTGCCGAGGACCTATTCGCACTGGACGCACATAGTCTGGCAGGGGCTGGCCGCAAGGTCAGGAGCTAG
- a CDS encoding GyrI-like domain-containing protein — protein sequence MDKYDVKKACKALYAPSAKEFSMVDVPMIRYLAIDGQGDPNVAPAYTQALEALYSASYALKFHSKKVLGRDFVVAPLEGLWWAQDMVAFTAGDGADRDKSGWDWTMMISQPQWITTDVVAEILEQVAAKKHLPGLAGIRVAELAEGLSVQILHIGPYDDEGPVLERLHHQFMPANNLAFNGKHHEIYLGDPRRAAPEKLQTILRQPVAPAGGANPAAPAGESAPSS from the coding sequence ATGGATAAATATGATGTAAAAAAGGCATGCAAGGCGTTGTATGCGCCCTCTGCCAAGGAATTCTCCATGGTTGACGTGCCCATGATCCGCTATCTGGCGATTGATGGTCAGGGCGATCCCAACGTTGCGCCTGCCTACACCCAGGCGTTGGAGGCACTGTATTCCGCGTCCTATGCGTTGAAGTTTCACAGCAAAAAGGTGCTAGGTCGAGACTTTGTGGTGGCGCCCTTGGAAGGGCTGTGGTGGGCTCAGGACATGGTGGCATTCACCGCCGGTGATGGCGCAGACCGGGACAAGTCCGGCTGGGACTGGACCATGATGATCAGCCAGCCCCAATGGATCACCACCGACGTAGTGGCCGAGATTTTGGAGCAGGTGGCTGCAAAAAAGCACTTGCCCGGACTGGCCGGCATTCGCGTTGCGGAACTCGCCGAGGGCTTGTCCGTGCAGATTCTCCATATTGGTCCTTACGACGACGAGGGCCCGGTCTTGGAGAGGCTGCACCATCAGTTCATGCCCGCCAACAATCTTGCCTTCAACGGTAAACACCATGAGATCTACCTCGGTGATCCGCGCCGGGCGGCCCCGGAAAAGTTGCAGACCATCCTCCGCCAGCCAGTGGCACCCGCCGGTGGTGCGAACCCTGCCGCACCAGCCGGCGAGTCCGCTCCTAGCTCCTGA
- a CDS encoding lysoplasmalogenase, whose product MSTELIVQKRPPRPLWWGFAPFVLASAVHCTALFAGAEAIAGPTKLALMPTLILAAMWGLRRLGNTAVFRLLLAGLFFSWLGDGAGTFFPFAPTLPMMLAFFALAHLCYIRVFWHHLALRPFPRWALIFILWWAVLLTILWPRAGSLALAVAAYGLVLGTTAALSTRCSSMIMWGSAFFLASDTILAFRIFALELMPDWTSGMVMLTYTVGQGLIIAGALQTQRSSK is encoded by the coding sequence ATGTCAACTGAATTGATAGTACAAAAACGCCCGCCCCGACCCTTGTGGTGGGGCTTTGCACCTTTTGTTCTCGCCTCAGCGGTCCACTGCACCGCGCTGTTTGCCGGGGCGGAGGCCATTGCCGGACCTACCAAGCTGGCACTTATGCCGACCTTGATTCTGGCCGCCATGTGGGGCCTGCGCCGGCTCGGCAACACGGCAGTCTTTCGGCTGCTGCTGGCGGGCCTGTTCTTTTCCTGGTTGGGCGACGGCGCCGGCACTTTCTTCCCCTTTGCCCCAACCCTGCCCATGATGCTGGCTTTCTTTGCTCTGGCACACCTATGCTACATACGGGTTTTCTGGCATCACTTGGCTCTCCGCCCGTTCCCCCGGTGGGCGCTGATCTTTATTCTCTGGTGGGCTGTGTTGCTGACCATCCTCTGGCCCCGGGCCGGAAGCCTGGCTCTTGCTGTCGCAGCCTACGGTTTGGTGCTCGGAACAACGGCAGCCCTCTCAACCCGCTGCAGCTCAATGATCATGTGGGGCAGCGCCTTCTTCCTGGCCTCAGACACCATACTGGCCTTCAGAATCTTTGCCCTCGAGCTCATGCCCGATTGGACCAGCGGCATGGTCATGCTCACTTACACAGTGGGACAGGGTCTGATCATTGCCGGTGCACTGCAGACCCAGAGGTCGAGTAAGTAA
- a CDS encoding GTP pyrophosphokinase, which produces MSELDEWFDSVDPATLQRLTDGKQLRDGFSRFMLNYQFAIDEIMTKINILRTEFEHLHDYSPIEHVNSRLKSPESLLNKARTRDLGLNLESIREGVLDIAGVRIVCSFVSDAYWLAEMLSSQRDITVVTTKDYIAHPKPNGYKSLHLIVKVPVFLSESVQNVHVEVQIRTVAMDFWASLEHKIYYKYEHAIPSDILLELQEAAVVASQLDSKMERLHNEVHGPTSRR; this is translated from the coding sequence ATGAGCGAGCTTGACGAATGGTTTGACAGCGTTGATCCGGCGACATTGCAACGGTTGACTGATGGCAAGCAACTTCGCGACGGGTTTTCCCGCTTTATGCTCAACTACCAATTCGCGATTGACGAGATCATGACAAAGATCAACATTCTCAGAACGGAATTTGAGCACCTGCACGATTACAGCCCCATTGAGCATGTAAATTCCCGGCTGAAGTCGCCTGAAAGTCTCCTGAACAAGGCCAGAACTCGGGATCTTGGACTGAATCTCGAGTCGATCAGAGAGGGTGTGCTGGACATTGCCGGGGTGCGCATTGTCTGCAGTTTTGTCTCGGATGCTTATTGGCTGGCCGAGATGCTCAGCTCGCAAAGGGACATCACTGTGGTGACCACCAAGGACTATATTGCCCATCCCAAGCCCAACGGCTACAAGAGCCTGCATCTGATTGTGAAAGTGCCGGTATTCCTTTCGGAATCTGTGCAGAACGTGCACGTTGAAGTGCAGATCCGAACCGTGGCGATGGACTTCTGGGCCAGCCTGGAACACAAAATCTATTACAAATATGAGCACGCCATACCGTCGGACATCCTCCTGGAACTTCAGGAAGCGGCAGTCGTTGCCAGCCAGCTCGATTCGAAGATGGAACGGCTGCACAATGAAGTGCATGGACCCACCTCGCGGCGCTGA